Proteins encoded in a region of the Pieris napi chromosome 5, ilPieNapi1.2, whole genome shotgun sequence genome:
- the LOC125049680 gene encoding nuclear pore complex protein Nup160 homolog isoform X2: MELADAIPVTFKEITPSYCLPDKWKEITLNTGGTHSTLQDIKLPQKAGGYWYRDSEKSSTRNRFIYWQTTSDAIELSEASLDVNISNCNLRCKVASGTPPLNNISFYEKPSSQQVIVLAATVSSVHRLIFPHPDSLDKKAIFGALSNTTSSIFYDTSDINNPNNYYILNQYSTSNTGVAHSCSSILRDNGEAVFALAFGYGGEGGLLLVKLPVTGAAVTTVLKRESNVPRFLSGLTGALRGKASTEGIETYGVVLTNGLAIVICGDTCLRVWHFDEGGAPISVSAPLSQTVARPKPPPHSHMLQSTKGLDGSTLLVAYLSFPNESKFIVMKMHDAGTAGVKFSQIHHIMGPKLDLLDYTIGYGDNSHVIWALWSQPDGDAVITSCAIGPDVSWRAVASKEPLSPLPQLSSHQQYRDRLLAPGLFPTSVIKKALVIYRRTWGGNESVMETEFGDSCVSAVQTRLRNLTARAAAPDHSHLMHKCWSDLYSWCMQYMEGLQKPLGLMVSKHADGEIGWWCAVVRRSGVSLVRELEPLEQMMLADDVTALPTGSICDLSTDARRVVCAGARWERLVSASGAADLERRLFACAAPQHRLLPRLLHLLTEHDPTPSLTPEQAKLTSILEPIKDLQNAVLELNDALRLDVPEIDTSKSDDEDTSEYDNLFASDLGVAIVTEAIRQMAEMRCRVVRGALAALGTVMGAGGVPGAGHCAVHWQAYRALLWLHSAVLQQTTAGGTESFRLKLSALGGEAIEWSSEASGAVVHVYVHGAGGERARAHLATARAHTAWHRSLPLLAYHLAHQLWAVSGGFEFGWWLASINQPRLVQSYVNMLEPWCEWNACSRQFILGLSLLELEDSEGAYTAFCRAAKGVSTEPFLRQLVAEPHDRLAYQHALVLFCMKVIKLFEIHDAGACVVRLAETAISIADKDDPNLAMFQWVVFKWHLSEGRTERALCAAAANPAPHARQAAAAMLLTTLAERKELDALVRCAALAGEAERAAAARAKLHDAHTHNPYYDFLYSLYLSRGHFRKAAAVMYERATRCGSERGGTTLRRRYIAAALTCLRLASPQHAFLARPHTKGHNATPQVIGPEELAAELREGDIEALDPVQQALKKSEPIDFDTLYPKLKDADRETLLAVTKRTISTGYFLPRWFLQRFMDVDGPCCVRALLSGGRLVEAGEACVDAMRAALVSLGPTHLTAAPLALADLLTAELHDHLHHEPSKQIYEELQKLVEEYSEVVVRTSDDMKNIQIKHSIVN; the protein is encoded by the exons ATGGAGTTAGCAGACGCAATACCGGTTACTTTCAAAGAAATTACTCCAAGTTATTGCTTGCCCGATAAATGGAAAGAAATCACTTTAAATACTG GTGGTACTCACAGTACGTTGCAAGATATAAAACTACCTCAAAAAGCTGGTGGGTATTGGTATAGAGATTCTGAAAAGAGTAGCACAAGGAACAGATTCATATATTG gcAAACTACATCAGATGCAATTGAACTATCAGAGGCATCTTTGGATGTAAATATTTCGAATTGCAATTTAAGATGTAAAGTGGCATCAGGCACACCACCATTAAACAACATATCATTTTATGAAAAACCATCATCTCAACAAGTCATAGTATTGGCTGCTACTGTGTCTTCTGTTCATAGATTGATATTTCCACACCCAGACAGTCTAGATAAAAAG GCTATTTTTGGAGCTCTCAGCAATACAACATCATCAATATTTTATGACACAAGCGACATTAATAATCCAAATAACTACTATATCCTAAATCAGTATTCAACATCAA ATACAGGTGTTGCTCATTCATGTTCATCAATATTAAGAGACAATGGGGAAGCTGTGTTTGCCCTGGCATTTGGTTATGGTGGAGAAGGAGGACTATTACTTGTCAAACTACCTGTTACTGGTGCTGCTGTCACTACAGTTTTGAAACGGGAGTCTAATGTGCCTAGGTTTTTGTCGGGACTAACTGGAGCTTTgag GGGTAAAGCGAGCACAGAAGGTATAGAAACATATGGAGTTGTTCTGACAAATGGACTTGCTATTGTTATCTGTGGGGATACATGTCTGCGTGTCTGGCATTTTGATGAGGGTGGAGCACCAATATCAGTATCAGCTCCTTTATCACAAACAGTAGCCAGACCTAAGCCACCTC CGCACAGTCACATGCTTCAAAGTACAAAAGGATTGGATGGCAGTACACTTTTAGTTGCATATCTTTCATTCCCCAATGAGTCAAAATTTATTGTGATGAAAATGCATGACGCGGGCACTGCCGGAGTCAAATTTTCGCAAATTCATCATATTATGGGTCCTAAG ctgGATCTCCTTGATTATACAATTGGTTATGGTGACAACAGTCACGTTATTTGGGCTTTATGGTCACAACCTGATGGAGATGCTGTCATAACaa GTTGTGCCATCGGTCCTGACGTTTCTTGGCGTGCAGTGGCCAGTAAGGAGCCATTGTCTCCGCTGCCACAACTATCGTCTCATCAACAGTACCGCGATCGCTTGTTAGCTCCTGGACTATTTCCCACGTCCGTTATAAAAAAGGCACTTGTG aTTTATCGTCGCACGTGGGGTGGTAACGAATCAGTAATGGAAACTGAATTTGGCGATAGCTGCGTAAGCGCAGTGCAGACACGATTAAGAAATCTTACTGCGCGGGCCGCTGCGCCTGACCACTCGCATCTTATGCACAA ATGCTGGTCGGATTTGTATAGTTGGTGTATGCAGTATATGGAAGGTTTACAAAAGCCATTGGGGTTAATGGTTTCTAAACAT GCTGACGGCGAGATAGGCTGGTGGTGTGCTGTAGTTCGGCGCTCTGGAGTATCTTTGGTTCGAGAGCTGGAGCCTTTGGAGCAAATGATGCTCGCCGATGACGTCACGGCTCTTCCTACAG GCTCTATATGCGACCTGTCCACGGACGCCCGTCGCGTGGTATGCGCAGGCGCACGCTGGGAGCGTCTAGTGAGTGCGTCGGGAGCGGCAGATCTCGAAAGGCGATTGTTCGCGTGTGCTGCGCCGCAACATCGTTTACTCCCCAGGCTATTACATTTGCTGACGGAGCATGACCCTACACCG agTTTAACACCGGAACAGGCAAAGTTGACTTCGATCTTGGAGCCGATTAAAGATTTACAAAATGCTGTTCTGGAATTGAACGATGCGTTGAGATTAGATGTACCAGAAATTGATACATCCAAAA GCGACGACGAAGACACCAGCGAATATGATAATTTGTTTGCAAGTGATCTCGGTGTTGCCATTGTTACTGAAGCGATCCGGCAAATGGCAGAAATGAG GTGTCGCGTGGTGCGAGGGGCTCTGGCAGCACTGGGTACAGTAATGGGTGCTGGAGGAGTACCGGGGGCTGGTCACTGCGCAGTTCATTGGCAGGCGTATAGGGCACTGTTATGGCTACACTCTGCTGTACTACAACAAAC GACAGCAGGAGGTACAGAAAGCTTCCGTCTTAAGCTAAGCGCTTTAGGCGGTGAAGCGATCGAGTGGAGCTCTGAGGCCTCGGGTGCGGTTGTACACGTGTACGTGCACGGCGCGGGCGGCGAAAGGGCACGTGCACATCTAGCCACTGCGAGAGCACATACAGCTTGGCATCGCTCTTTACCGCTACTCGCGTACCATCTTGCACATCAACT TTGGGCCGTAAGCGGAGGTTTTGAATTTGGTTGGTGGCTGGCTTCCATCAATCAGCCACGGCTTGTACAGAGCTACGTCAATATGCTGGAACCCTGGTGCGAGTGGAATGCTTGTTCCC GTCAATTCATCCTTGGTCTCTCGCTACTGGAGCTTGAAGATTCTGAAGGCGCATACACAGCGTTCTGTCGCGCGGCGAAAGGAGTTAGCACCGAGCCATTTCTACGTCAATTAGTGGCCGAACCACACGATAGACTGGCTTACCAACACGCCCTTGTGCTATTTTGTATGAAA GTAATTAAATTGTTCGAGATTCACGACGCTGGCGCCTGTGTAGTTCGATTAGCAGAAACTGCAATATCAATTGCTGATAAGGACGATCCAAATCTG GCGATGTTCCAATGGGTGGTATTTAAATGGCACCTCTCTGAAGGGCGCACAGAACGCGCGCTTTGCGCTGCTGCCGCTAATCCCGCTCCTCACGCTCGACAGGCTGCTGCCGCTATGCTACTCACTACGCTCG cGGAGCGTAAGGAACTTGACGCGCTGGTTCGTTGTGCGGCGTTAGCGGGTGAAGCTGAACGTGCCGCGGCAGCTCGAGCCAAGCTACACGACGCTCACACGCACAATCCATACTATGACTTTCTCTACTCACTGTATCTGTCGAGAGGGCACTTTCGAAAAG CGGCAGCTGTAATGTATGAAAGGGCTACCCGTTGCGGCAGCGAACGGGGAGGTACGACTTTACGTCGAAGGTACATCGCGGCCGCTCTTACATGCCTGCGATTGGCCAGCCCTCAACACGCGTTCCTGGCACGGCCCCATACGAAAGGACACAATGCTACTCCACAG GTAATAGGCCCAGAAGAATTGGCAGCTGAACTACGCGAAGGTGACATAGAAGCGTTAGATCCAGTTCAACAGGCTTTAAAAA AGTCAGAGCCCATAGATTTTGACACATTGTACCCAAAATTAAAGGACGCCGATCGAGAGACATTGTTAGCAGTAACAAAGAGAACGATTAGCACGGGATACTTTCTACCACGTTGGTTTCTACAAAGATTTATG gatGTGGATGGTCCTTGCTGTGTCCGCGCTCTTCTTAGTGGCGGGCGCCTTGTGGAAGCAGGTGAGGCTTGCGTGGATGCAATGCGAGCTGCGCTTGTATCGTTGGGACCCACCCACCTTACTGCAGCACCATTAGCCCTAGCAGACTTGCTGACTGCGGAATTGCATGACCATTTACATCATGAACCTTCGAAACAG ATATATGAAGAATTACAGAAATTAGTTGAAGAATATAGTGAAGTGGTAGTTCGAACTTCAGatgatatgaaaaatattcaaataaaacattctATAGTGAACTGA
- the LOC125049680 gene encoding nuclear pore complex protein Nup160 homolog isoform X1, with translation MELADAIPVTFKEITPSYCLPDKWKEITLNTGGTHSTLQDIKLPQKAGGYWYRDSEKSSTRNRFIYWQTTSDAIELSEASLDVNISNCNLRCKVASGTPPLNNISFYEKPSSQQVIVLAATVSSVHRLIFPHPDSLDKKAIFGALSNTTSSIFYDTSDINNPNNYYILNQYSTSNTGVAHSCSSILRDNGEAVFALAFGYGGEGGLLLVKLPVTGAAVTTVLKRESNVPRFLSGLTGALRGKASTEGIETYGVVLTNGLAIVICGDTCLRVWHFDEGGAPISVSAPLSQTVARPKPPPHSHMLQSTKGLDGSTLLVAYLSFPNESKFIVMKMHDAGTAGVKFSQIHHIMGPKLDLLDYTIGYGDNSHVIWALWSQPDGDAVITSCAIGPDVSWRAVASKEPLSPLPQLSSHQQYRDRLLAPGLFPTSVIKKALVIYRRTWGGNESVMETEFGDSCVSAVQTRLRNLTARAAAPDHSHLMHKCWSDLYSWCMQYMEGLQKPLGLMVSKHKADGEIGWWCAVVRRSGVSLVRELEPLEQMMLADDVTALPTGSICDLSTDARRVVCAGARWERLVSASGAADLERRLFACAAPQHRLLPRLLHLLTEHDPTPSLTPEQAKLTSILEPIKDLQNAVLELNDALRLDVPEIDTSKSDDEDTSEYDNLFASDLGVAIVTEAIRQMAEMRCRVVRGALAALGTVMGAGGVPGAGHCAVHWQAYRALLWLHSAVLQQTTAGGTESFRLKLSALGGEAIEWSSEASGAVVHVYVHGAGGERARAHLATARAHTAWHRSLPLLAYHLAHQLWAVSGGFEFGWWLASINQPRLVQSYVNMLEPWCEWNACSRQFILGLSLLELEDSEGAYTAFCRAAKGVSTEPFLRQLVAEPHDRLAYQHALVLFCMKVIKLFEIHDAGACVVRLAETAISIADKDDPNLAMFQWVVFKWHLSEGRTERALCAAAANPAPHARQAAAAMLLTTLAERKELDALVRCAALAGEAERAAAARAKLHDAHTHNPYYDFLYSLYLSRGHFRKAAAVMYERATRCGSERGGTTLRRRYIAAALTCLRLASPQHAFLARPHTKGHNATPQVIGPEELAAELREGDIEALDPVQQALKKSEPIDFDTLYPKLKDADRETLLAVTKRTISTGYFLPRWFLQRFMDVDGPCCVRALLSGGRLVEAGEACVDAMRAALVSLGPTHLTAAPLALADLLTAELHDHLHHEPSKQIYEELQKLVEEYSEVVVRTSDDMKNIQIKHSIVN, from the exons ATGGAGTTAGCAGACGCAATACCGGTTACTTTCAAAGAAATTACTCCAAGTTATTGCTTGCCCGATAAATGGAAAGAAATCACTTTAAATACTG GTGGTACTCACAGTACGTTGCAAGATATAAAACTACCTCAAAAAGCTGGTGGGTATTGGTATAGAGATTCTGAAAAGAGTAGCACAAGGAACAGATTCATATATTG gcAAACTACATCAGATGCAATTGAACTATCAGAGGCATCTTTGGATGTAAATATTTCGAATTGCAATTTAAGATGTAAAGTGGCATCAGGCACACCACCATTAAACAACATATCATTTTATGAAAAACCATCATCTCAACAAGTCATAGTATTGGCTGCTACTGTGTCTTCTGTTCATAGATTGATATTTCCACACCCAGACAGTCTAGATAAAAAG GCTATTTTTGGAGCTCTCAGCAATACAACATCATCAATATTTTATGACACAAGCGACATTAATAATCCAAATAACTACTATATCCTAAATCAGTATTCAACATCAA ATACAGGTGTTGCTCATTCATGTTCATCAATATTAAGAGACAATGGGGAAGCTGTGTTTGCCCTGGCATTTGGTTATGGTGGAGAAGGAGGACTATTACTTGTCAAACTACCTGTTACTGGTGCTGCTGTCACTACAGTTTTGAAACGGGAGTCTAATGTGCCTAGGTTTTTGTCGGGACTAACTGGAGCTTTgag GGGTAAAGCGAGCACAGAAGGTATAGAAACATATGGAGTTGTTCTGACAAATGGACTTGCTATTGTTATCTGTGGGGATACATGTCTGCGTGTCTGGCATTTTGATGAGGGTGGAGCACCAATATCAGTATCAGCTCCTTTATCACAAACAGTAGCCAGACCTAAGCCACCTC CGCACAGTCACATGCTTCAAAGTACAAAAGGATTGGATGGCAGTACACTTTTAGTTGCATATCTTTCATTCCCCAATGAGTCAAAATTTATTGTGATGAAAATGCATGACGCGGGCACTGCCGGAGTCAAATTTTCGCAAATTCATCATATTATGGGTCCTAAG ctgGATCTCCTTGATTATACAATTGGTTATGGTGACAACAGTCACGTTATTTGGGCTTTATGGTCACAACCTGATGGAGATGCTGTCATAACaa GTTGTGCCATCGGTCCTGACGTTTCTTGGCGTGCAGTGGCCAGTAAGGAGCCATTGTCTCCGCTGCCACAACTATCGTCTCATCAACAGTACCGCGATCGCTTGTTAGCTCCTGGACTATTTCCCACGTCCGTTATAAAAAAGGCACTTGTG aTTTATCGTCGCACGTGGGGTGGTAACGAATCAGTAATGGAAACTGAATTTGGCGATAGCTGCGTAAGCGCAGTGCAGACACGATTAAGAAATCTTACTGCGCGGGCCGCTGCGCCTGACCACTCGCATCTTATGCACAA ATGCTGGTCGGATTTGTATAGTTGGTGTATGCAGTATATGGAAGGTTTACAAAAGCCATTGGGGTTAATGGTTTCTAAACAT AAGGCTGACGGCGAGATAGGCTGGTGGTGTGCTGTAGTTCGGCGCTCTGGAGTATCTTTGGTTCGAGAGCTGGAGCCTTTGGAGCAAATGATGCTCGCCGATGACGTCACGGCTCTTCCTACAG GCTCTATATGCGACCTGTCCACGGACGCCCGTCGCGTGGTATGCGCAGGCGCACGCTGGGAGCGTCTAGTGAGTGCGTCGGGAGCGGCAGATCTCGAAAGGCGATTGTTCGCGTGTGCTGCGCCGCAACATCGTTTACTCCCCAGGCTATTACATTTGCTGACGGAGCATGACCCTACACCG agTTTAACACCGGAACAGGCAAAGTTGACTTCGATCTTGGAGCCGATTAAAGATTTACAAAATGCTGTTCTGGAATTGAACGATGCGTTGAGATTAGATGTACCAGAAATTGATACATCCAAAA GCGACGACGAAGACACCAGCGAATATGATAATTTGTTTGCAAGTGATCTCGGTGTTGCCATTGTTACTGAAGCGATCCGGCAAATGGCAGAAATGAG GTGTCGCGTGGTGCGAGGGGCTCTGGCAGCACTGGGTACAGTAATGGGTGCTGGAGGAGTACCGGGGGCTGGTCACTGCGCAGTTCATTGGCAGGCGTATAGGGCACTGTTATGGCTACACTCTGCTGTACTACAACAAAC GACAGCAGGAGGTACAGAAAGCTTCCGTCTTAAGCTAAGCGCTTTAGGCGGTGAAGCGATCGAGTGGAGCTCTGAGGCCTCGGGTGCGGTTGTACACGTGTACGTGCACGGCGCGGGCGGCGAAAGGGCACGTGCACATCTAGCCACTGCGAGAGCACATACAGCTTGGCATCGCTCTTTACCGCTACTCGCGTACCATCTTGCACATCAACT TTGGGCCGTAAGCGGAGGTTTTGAATTTGGTTGGTGGCTGGCTTCCATCAATCAGCCACGGCTTGTACAGAGCTACGTCAATATGCTGGAACCCTGGTGCGAGTGGAATGCTTGTTCCC GTCAATTCATCCTTGGTCTCTCGCTACTGGAGCTTGAAGATTCTGAAGGCGCATACACAGCGTTCTGTCGCGCGGCGAAAGGAGTTAGCACCGAGCCATTTCTACGTCAATTAGTGGCCGAACCACACGATAGACTGGCTTACCAACACGCCCTTGTGCTATTTTGTATGAAA GTAATTAAATTGTTCGAGATTCACGACGCTGGCGCCTGTGTAGTTCGATTAGCAGAAACTGCAATATCAATTGCTGATAAGGACGATCCAAATCTG GCGATGTTCCAATGGGTGGTATTTAAATGGCACCTCTCTGAAGGGCGCACAGAACGCGCGCTTTGCGCTGCTGCCGCTAATCCCGCTCCTCACGCTCGACAGGCTGCTGCCGCTATGCTACTCACTACGCTCG cGGAGCGTAAGGAACTTGACGCGCTGGTTCGTTGTGCGGCGTTAGCGGGTGAAGCTGAACGTGCCGCGGCAGCTCGAGCCAAGCTACACGACGCTCACACGCACAATCCATACTATGACTTTCTCTACTCACTGTATCTGTCGAGAGGGCACTTTCGAAAAG CGGCAGCTGTAATGTATGAAAGGGCTACCCGTTGCGGCAGCGAACGGGGAGGTACGACTTTACGTCGAAGGTACATCGCGGCCGCTCTTACATGCCTGCGATTGGCCAGCCCTCAACACGCGTTCCTGGCACGGCCCCATACGAAAGGACACAATGCTACTCCACAG GTAATAGGCCCAGAAGAATTGGCAGCTGAACTACGCGAAGGTGACATAGAAGCGTTAGATCCAGTTCAACAGGCTTTAAAAA AGTCAGAGCCCATAGATTTTGACACATTGTACCCAAAATTAAAGGACGCCGATCGAGAGACATTGTTAGCAGTAACAAAGAGAACGATTAGCACGGGATACTTTCTACCACGTTGGTTTCTACAAAGATTTATG gatGTGGATGGTCCTTGCTGTGTCCGCGCTCTTCTTAGTGGCGGGCGCCTTGTGGAAGCAGGTGAGGCTTGCGTGGATGCAATGCGAGCTGCGCTTGTATCGTTGGGACCCACCCACCTTACTGCAGCACCATTAGCCCTAGCAGACTTGCTGACTGCGGAATTGCATGACCATTTACATCATGAACCTTCGAAACAG ATATATGAAGAATTACAGAAATTAGTTGAAGAATATAGTGAAGTGGTAGTTCGAACTTCAGatgatatgaaaaatattcaaataaaacattctATAGTGAACTGA